From the genome of Cytobacillus firmus, one region includes:
- the gatB gene encoding Asp-tRNA(Asn)/Glu-tRNA(Gln) amidotransferase subunit GatB, which produces MKYETVIGLEVHVELKTDSKIFSASPNHFGADPNSNTTVVDLGYPGVLPVINKKAVEFGMKAAMALNCEIAPVTKFDRKNYFYPDNPKAYQISQFDKPIGEHGWIEIEVDGYKKKIGITRIHLEEDAGKLSHAKGYSLVDYNRQGTPLIEIVSEPDIRTPNEAYAYLEKLKSIIQYTGVSDCKMEEGSLRCDANISLRPVGQEEFGTKTELKNLNSFNFVRKGLEYEEKRQEEILSSGGTIQQETLRYDEATNKTILMRVKEGSDDYRYFPEPDLLDIHIDEEWKERIRAEIPELPDQRKNRYIEELGLPAYDAAVLTVTKETSDFFEAAVNQGADAKQASNWVMGELSAHLNAEQKELTDIALTPEGLAGMIKLIENGTISSKIAKTVFKELVENGGDPKTIVKEKGLVQISDEGALLKIIGETLDANPQSIEDFKNGKQKAIGFLVGQIMKATKGQANPPLVNKLLQQEIQKR; this is translated from the coding sequence ATGAAATACGAAACGGTTATCGGACTAGAAGTACATGTTGAGCTTAAAACAGATTCAAAAATATTCTCGGCAAGCCCTAACCATTTTGGGGCAGATCCAAACTCCAACACAACAGTAGTCGATCTCGGCTACCCTGGAGTGCTGCCTGTCATTAATAAAAAAGCAGTTGAATTCGGAATGAAAGCTGCGATGGCGCTGAACTGTGAAATCGCACCAGTTACAAAATTTGACCGGAAGAATTATTTTTACCCGGATAACCCTAAAGCCTACCAGATTTCGCAATTCGATAAGCCCATTGGAGAACATGGCTGGATTGAGATCGAAGTCGATGGCTATAAGAAAAAAATCGGCATTACGCGTATTCACCTTGAAGAGGATGCAGGCAAGCTGTCTCATGCTAAAGGTTATTCTCTTGTAGACTATAACCGCCAGGGTACTCCTCTGATCGAGATTGTTTCTGAGCCGGATATCCGCACGCCAAATGAAGCATACGCATATTTGGAAAAGCTAAAGTCCATCATCCAGTATACTGGCGTTTCTGACTGTAAAATGGAGGAGGGTTCACTTCGCTGTGATGCGAATATCTCCCTTCGTCCTGTCGGCCAGGAGGAATTTGGCACAAAGACAGAGCTGAAGAACCTGAACTCGTTTAACTTTGTCCGCAAAGGGCTAGAGTACGAGGAGAAGCGGCAGGAAGAGATTCTAAGTTCTGGGGGAACAATCCAGCAGGAAACATTGCGTTATGATGAAGCAACTAATAAAACGATCCTAATGAGGGTAAAAGAAGGTTCGGATGATTATCGTTATTTCCCTGAGCCTGATTTACTTGATATCCATATTGATGAAGAGTGGAAAGAGCGTATTCGTGCAGAAATCCCTGAGCTTCCGGACCAGAGAAAGAACCGCTATATTGAAGAACTTGGGCTGCCGGCTTATGATGCAGCTGTCCTGACAGTCACAAAAGAAACTTCTGATTTCTTTGAAGCGGCTGTGAATCAAGGAGCTGACGCCAAACAGGCTTCCAACTGGGTAATGGGTGAATTGTCAGCTCACTTGAATGCTGAACAGAAGGAACTGACAGATATAGCTTTGACACCTGAAGGACTTGCCGGCATGATTAAGCTGATCGAAAACGGCACCATCTCTTCCAAAATTGCCAAAACAGTCTTTAAAGAGCTGGTTGAAAATGGCGGAGATCCGAAAACAATCGTAAAAGAAAAGGGCCTTGTCCAAATTTCGGACGAAGGCGCACTTCTTAAGATTATCGGTGAAACACTTGATGCGAATCCGCAATCCATCGAGGATTTCAAAAATGGAAAGCAAAAAGCAATCGGCTTCCTAGTCGGCCAAATTATGAAAGCCACAAAAGGACAGGCCAACCCGCCGCTTGTTAACAAATTATTGCAGCAGGAAATACAGAAAAGATAA
- a CDS encoding YueI family protein: MAENIDDYLQQGIHGQKQTKPDERRKFLGSLRERVIIALKQPQMREDGIYPQVEEALKANSKAHLYLNGNMSYSYLSKYIKLASGYKVEYTIVTNKEHNSEIGLVLAYDYAIDKPEIFVDRKTVKAEAKKAKKGGLFAKLFKRK, from the coding sequence TTGGCTGAAAATATAGATGATTATCTTCAACAGGGGATTCATGGACAGAAACAGACCAAGCCTGATGAGCGCCGCAAATTTCTTGGCTCGCTTCGGGAGAGGGTTATCATTGCCTTGAAGCAGCCGCAGATGAGGGAGGATGGAATCTATCCGCAGGTGGAAGAGGCCCTTAAAGCCAACAGCAAAGCTCATCTTTATCTGAATGGAAATATGAGCTACTCCTATTTATCAAAATATATTAAATTGGCTTCAGGCTATAAGGTCGAATATACAATCGTTACCAACAAAGAACATAATTCTGAGATCGGGCTGGTTCTAGCCTATGACTATGCAATTGATAAACCGGAAATATTTGTGGATAGGAAAACGGTCAAAGCAGAAGCGAAAAAGGCGAAAAAAGGCGGCCTATTTGCCAAACTATTTAAGCGGAAATGA
- the gatA gene encoding Asp-tRNA(Asn)/Glu-tRNA(Gln) amidotransferase subunit GatA, translating to MSLFDHKVSELHQLLHKKEITVTDLVSESYKRIGEVEDKVQAFLTLDEERAREAAKKMDDKIGTDEAKGLLFGMPVGVKDNIVTKGLRTTSASKILENFDPIYDATAASKLHNAETITIGKLNMDEFAMGSSNENSGFQVTRNPWNLERVPGGSSGGSAASVAAGEVLFSLGSDTGGSIRQPASYCGVVGLKPTYGRVSRFGLIAFASSLDQIGPITRTVEDNAYLLQAISGVDPMDSTSANVDVPSYAESLTGDVKGLRIAVPKEYLAEGVDEDVRQSVLESLKVLEKLGASWEEVSLPHSKYALATYYLLSSSEASANLARFDGVRYGYRTADPESLIDLYKKTRAEGFGDEVKRRIMLGTFALSSGYYDAYYKKAQKVRTLIKQDFENVFEKYDVIIGPTAPTPAFKIGENMSDPLTMYANDILTIPVNLAGVPGISVPCGFSDGMPLGLQIIGKHFDEGTVYRVAHAFEQATEFHKQKPGL from the coding sequence GTGAGTTTATTTGATCATAAGGTATCTGAGCTTCATCAGCTTTTACATAAAAAAGAAATAACGGTTACTGATCTTGTCAGTGAATCGTACAAGCGAATCGGTGAAGTAGAGGACAAAGTACAGGCTTTCTTGACGCTTGATGAGGAAAGAGCCCGAGAAGCAGCAAAAAAAATGGATGACAAAATCGGAACGGACGAAGCAAAAGGCCTTTTGTTCGGAATGCCGGTCGGAGTTAAGGATAACATCGTAACGAAGGGACTGCGGACCACAAGTGCGAGTAAAATACTTGAGAACTTTGACCCGATTTATGATGCAACGGCTGCATCCAAATTACATAATGCTGAGACCATTACAATCGGCAAGCTGAATATGGATGAATTTGCAATGGGATCCTCCAATGAAAACTCAGGCTTTCAGGTAACCCGCAATCCCTGGAATCTTGAAAGAGTTCCCGGGGGATCTTCTGGCGGATCTGCTGCTTCTGTTGCTGCAGGAGAAGTTTTATTTTCTCTTGGATCGGACACAGGAGGTTCAATCAGACAGCCAGCTTCATACTGCGGAGTTGTTGGGTTAAAGCCAACATATGGAAGAGTATCCCGTTTCGGACTGATTGCATTTGCCTCATCTTTGGACCAGATTGGACCAATTACCCGCACAGTTGAAGATAACGCCTATCTGCTTCAGGCTATTTCAGGTGTGGACCCAATGGATTCTACTTCAGCAAATGTAGATGTCCCAAGCTATGCTGAAAGCTTAACTGGCGATGTTAAAGGGTTGAGAATCGCCGTACCAAAAGAATATTTGGCTGAAGGTGTAGATGAAGATGTACGCCAGTCAGTGCTGGAATCCCTGAAGGTGTTAGAAAAACTCGGGGCATCATGGGAGGAAGTTTCCCTGCCGCACTCCAAATATGCACTGGCAACGTATTATCTGCTGTCCTCCTCAGAGGCATCGGCAAACCTGGCTCGCTTTGATGGCGTACGCTATGGCTATAGAACAGCAGATCCTGAAAGTTTAATCGATTTATACAAAAAGACCCGTGCAGAAGGCTTCGGGGATGAAGTAAAACGCCGTATTATGCTTGGAACATTTGCTTTAAGCTCTGGCTACTATGATGCTTACTACAAAAAGGCACAAAAGGTGCGCACACTGATTAAACAGGACTTTGAAAATGTTTTTGAAAAGTATGATGTTATTATTGGGCCAACAGCGCCAACTCCTGCCTTTAAGATTGGTGAAAATATGTCTGATCCTCTGACAATGTATGCAAATGATATTCTGACAATCCCAGTTAACCTTGCCGGGGTGCCTGGAATCAGTGTACCTTGCGGATTTTCGGATGGAATGCCGCTTGGCCTTCAGATTATCGGTAAGCATTTTGATGAAGGCACTGTTTACCGCGTAGCACATGCATTTGAGCAGGCTACAGAATTTCATAAGCAAAAACCGGGACTGTAA
- a CDS encoding thioredoxin family protein → MELMDWFAKGLSTQNYIEAMQVNKEEMNKIYNLFSLSDDEKTRLAELKDAGMKVIALTEDWCGDAMLNNPILLKISEETGMEVRFVLRDQNLELMDQYLTNGTSRAIPIYIFIDKEGDEFAVWGPRAKQIQELVDSERSKLPAQEAEDFKEKQMSMYRKLTSSYQEDSKIWHTVADSIIDVLVSGK, encoded by the coding sequence ATGGAATTAATGGATTGGTTTGCAAAGGGTCTAAGTACGCAGAATTATATAGAAGCGATGCAAGTTAACAAAGAAGAGATGAATAAAATCTATAATCTTTTTTCATTATCCGATGACGAAAAAACAAGATTGGCAGAGCTTAAGGATGCTGGCATGAAAGTAATTGCCCTCACTGAGGATTGGTGCGGTGATGCGATGCTGAATAATCCGATTCTATTAAAAATCTCAGAGGAAACCGGCATGGAAGTCCGTTTTGTTTTGAGGGATCAGAACCTTGAGCTTATGGACCAGTATTTGACTAACGGAACATCCAGAGCGATACCGATTTATATCTTTATTGATAAAGAAGGGGATGAATTTGCTGTTTGGGGACCGCGTGCCAAACAAATTCAGGAACTGGTGGATAGTGAAAGAAGCAAGCTTCCTGCACAGGAAGCTGAGGACTTTAAGGAAAAACAAATGAGCATGTACAGGAAACTAACCTCTTCCTATCAGGAGGATTCGAAGATTTGGCATACAGTTGCTGATAGTATAATAGATGTTCTTGTTTCGGGAAAATAA
- a CDS encoding STAS domain-containing protein: MEDKNRSLYNYLVEKAPDMTKDWRSFQVVKAGSDYSADAPLERARKVEEQNTKYFRTVAKSLLQTEEEMKETIANWTKQTSADRVKSRTSLVDVQRNLSIFRKVYWMHIKRFAETADLDIKAGDIFHWQEVIDYTLDYVMETFTENFMDILLSRLSAQSILIKELSTPVIPLSSEVGLLPLIGDIDTERAKFIMESTLQQSVKLGITHLIIDLSGVIMVDTMVAHQIFQVISSLKLIGVQSTLLGIRPEVAQTAIQLGIDFKDITTENSLEKVFRKLDL; encoded by the coding sequence ATGGAAGATAAAAATCGATCTTTATATAATTATCTAGTTGAAAAAGCCCCTGATATGACGAAGGATTGGAGAAGTTTTCAGGTCGTAAAGGCTGGTTCCGACTATTCCGCCGATGCCCCGCTGGAAAGGGCAAGGAAAGTTGAGGAGCAAAATACAAAGTATTTCAGGACTGTAGCAAAATCGCTGCTTCAGACAGAAGAAGAAATGAAGGAAACGATAGCCAACTGGACAAAGCAGACGTCCGCTGATCGGGTTAAATCCAGAACCTCCCTTGTCGATGTTCAGAGAAATCTTTCCATATTCCGAAAGGTTTATTGGATGCATATAAAACGTTTTGCTGAAACTGCCGACTTGGATATTAAAGCAGGAGATATATTTCATTGGCAGGAAGTTATTGATTATACGCTGGATTATGTAATGGAAACCTTCACCGAAAACTTTATGGATATATTGCTGAGCCGATTAAGCGCGCAATCTATATTAATAAAAGAACTAAGCACGCCGGTTATCCCGCTATCCTCAGAAGTTGGGCTGCTGCCGCTCATTGGGGATATTGATACAGAACGGGCCAAGTTTATTATGGAATCTACTTTGCAGCAGAGTGTAAAGCTGGGGATTACTCATTTAATCATTGACCTCTCGGGTGTCATCATGGTCGACACAATGGTTGCGCACCAAATTTTCCAGGTTATCAGCTCATTAAAACTTATCGGTGTTCAGTCAACCTTGCTCGGCATCCGTCCTGAAGTCGCACAGACAGCCATCCAGCTCGGAATTGACTTTAAGGATATAACAACGGAAAATTCTTTAGAGAAAGTGTTCAGAAAATTAGATCTGTAA
- the aceA gene encoding isocitrate lyase, which translates to MADERVRQLQESWEMDERWNGVERPYTAEEVIKLRGSIDIEHTLARRGAEKLWKLVNEEDFVNALGALTGNQAVQQVKAGLKAIYLSGWQVAADANLSGNMYPDQSLYPANSVPSVVKRINQALQRADQIHHMEGDHSIDWFAPIVADAEAGFGGQLNVFELMKGMIESGAGGVHFEDQLSSEKKCGHLGGKVLLPTQTAVKNLISARLAADVMGVPTVIVARTDANAADLITSDVDPYDAPFITGERTPEGFFRTKPGLDQAIARGLAYAPYADLVWCETSEPDLDEARRFAEAIHGKFPGKLLAYNCSPSFNWKKKLDDETIAKFQVELGKMGYKFQFVTLAGFHALNHSMFELARGYKDRGMAAYSELQQAEFASETHGYTATRHQREVGTGYFDQVSMVITGGTSSTTALKGSTEEDQFTEKQEA; encoded by the coding sequence ATGGCAGATGAAAGAGTGCGTCAGTTGCAGGAAAGCTGGGAAATGGATGAACGCTGGAATGGAGTAGAAAGACCGTACACCGCTGAGGAAGTCATTAAGTTAAGAGGATCAATTGATATCGAACATACATTAGCTCGCCGTGGTGCAGAGAAGCTATGGAAGCTTGTGAATGAAGAAGATTTCGTCAATGCATTAGGGGCGTTAACGGGAAACCAGGCTGTACAGCAGGTTAAGGCTGGGCTGAAGGCCATTTACTTAAGCGGCTGGCAGGTTGCTGCCGATGCGAACCTGTCCGGAAATATGTACCCGGACCAAAGCCTGTATCCAGCCAACAGTGTTCCGAGTGTTGTAAAAAGAATTAATCAGGCCCTTCAGCGTGCTGATCAGATTCATCATATGGAAGGGGATCATTCCATTGATTGGTTCGCTCCAATTGTAGCAGATGCTGAAGCAGGGTTCGGCGGCCAGCTTAATGTATTTGAACTTATGAAAGGCATGATTGAATCGGGTGCCGGCGGAGTACACTTCGAGGACCAGCTTTCTTCTGAGAAGAAATGCGGCCATCTTGGCGGAAAGGTATTGCTTCCAACGCAGACGGCTGTTAAGAATTTAATTTCTGCAAGGCTGGCAGCAGATGTTATGGGAGTGCCGACTGTTATTGTCGCCCGGACTGATGCTAACGCAGCTGACTTGATTACCAGCGATGTAGATCCATATGATGCACCTTTTATTACAGGGGAACGCACTCCTGAAGGATTCTTCCGGACAAAACCAGGACTCGACCAAGCGATCGCTCGGGGATTGGCGTATGCTCCTTATGCAGATCTGGTATGGTGTGAAACATCTGAACCTGATCTTGATGAGGCCAGGCGCTTTGCTGAAGCCATTCATGGAAAATTCCCTGGCAAGCTGTTAGCGTATAACTGCTCTCCATCATTTAACTGGAAGAAAAAGCTCGATGACGAAACGATTGCAAAATTCCAGGTAGAGCTCGGCAAAATGGGCTACAAGTTCCAGTTCGTTACTTTAGCTGGATTCCATGCGCTGAACCACAGCATGTTTGAATTGGCACGAGGCTATAAAGACCGTGGCATGGCTGCGTATTCTGAACTGCAGCAGGCCGAATTTGCCAGCGAAACACATGGCTACACGGCGACAAGACATCAGCGAGAAGTAGGCACCGGCTATTTCGACCAGGTTTCCATGGTCATCACTGGCGGGACTTCCTCGACAACCGCTTTAAAGGGATCAACCGAGGAAGACCAGTTCACTGAAAAGCAGGAAGCTTAG
- a CDS encoding cupin, which translates to MEFFRFDLDVSREISQFSSHNASISPIIRNKTATVGCIHLKDNSVLGMHPAACPQLFLIVEGDGWVKTDGGEQVAVQKGTAVYWSEGEEHESGSYLGMTAIVIEGPDLDPHKYLKPLE; encoded by the coding sequence ATGGAATTTTTCCGATTTGATTTGGATGTCAGCAGGGAAATTAGTCAATTCAGCAGCCACAATGCCAGCATCAGCCCGATTATCAGAAACAAAACAGCTACAGTTGGGTGTATCCATCTTAAGGATAATAGTGTTTTAGGCATGCATCCGGCAGCATGTCCCCAGCTATTTCTCATCGTTGAAGGCGACGGATGGGTTAAAACAGATGGCGGTGAGCAGGTTGCAGTCCAAAAAGGAACCGCTGTTTACTGGTCTGAAGGCGAGGAACATGAATCAGGTTCTTACCTTGGCATGACTGCAATTGTGATTGAAGGTCCTGATTTGGACCCGCATAAGTATCTGAAGCCTTTGGAATAG
- a CDS encoding NAD(P)H-dependent flavin oxidoreductase has translation MGWNRNSITAKLDIKYPVFQAPMAGGMTTPQLISEVSNCGGLGNMGAGYMSPDEIRENIKQIRKLTDRPFGVNLFVPDSEASADTEDISSMGDVLERYSSELGMAGKPALPDKDYAALYKKQLDVLMEERVPACSFTFGIPDSAILFELKKQGTLIFGTATNVNEAVEWEEAGADIIVVQGSEAGGHRGTFHKEESGMIGSMVLIPQAADAVSCPVAAAGGIMDARGIAAAMILGAEGVQLGTAFLACRESGAHRLYKRALLNAGNDQTAVTKAFSGKPARGIRNRFMEEMKGRQVLPYPLQNDMTAPIRKHAAKLERTEFMSLWAGQGVGMAEEVTVKELMTRLVKGTELLLDK, from the coding sequence ATGGGCTGGAACCGAAATTCCATCACTGCGAAACTGGATATAAAATACCCTGTTTTCCAGGCTCCCATGGCTGGAGGGATGACAACACCGCAATTAATCAGCGAGGTATCAAATTGCGGCGGGCTTGGAAATATGGGTGCTGGCTATATGAGTCCGGATGAAATAAGAGAGAATATAAAACAGATTCGGAAATTGACTGATCGGCCGTTTGGCGTCAATCTCTTTGTTCCGGATAGTGAGGCTTCGGCGGATACAGAGGACATCAGCAGCATGGGGGATGTGCTTGAACGATACAGCAGTGAGCTTGGCATGGCGGGAAAACCAGCTCTTCCGGATAAGGATTATGCTGCTTTATACAAAAAACAGCTTGATGTTTTGATGGAAGAACGTGTGCCTGCTTGCAGCTTTACGTTTGGCATACCCGATTCGGCCATCCTTTTTGAATTGAAGAAACAGGGTACGCTGATTTTTGGAACTGCAACGAATGTCAATGAGGCAGTGGAATGGGAAGAGGCGGGTGCAGATATCATTGTTGTTCAGGGGTCAGAAGCAGGGGGGCACCGCGGAACTTTTCACAAGGAAGAAAGCGGGATGATCGGTTCCATGGTTCTCATACCGCAGGCGGCAGATGCAGTAAGCTGTCCTGTGGCTGCAGCAGGGGGAATCATGGATGCCCGGGGTATAGCTGCGGCCATGATCCTTGGGGCAGAAGGAGTCCAGCTTGGAACGGCCTTTCTTGCATGCAGGGAAAGCGGGGCTCACCGGTTGTATAAGCGAGCTCTATTAAATGCAGGGAATGACCAGACAGCTGTGACGAAAGCATTCTCAGGAAAGCCTGCAAGAGGGATTCGCAACAGGTTCATGGAAGAAATGAAAGGCAGGCAGGTGTTGCCTTATCCATTGCAGAATGATATGACAGCTCCTATCCGGAAGCATGCAGCAAAGCTGGAGCGGACGGAGTTTATGTCCTTATGGGCCGGACAGGGAGTAGGAATGGCTGAAGAGGTGACAGTGAAGGAACTGATGACCAGGCTTGTTAAGGGGACAGAATTATTATTGGATAAGTAA
- the gatC gene encoding Asp-tRNA(Asn)/Glu-tRNA(Gln) amidotransferase subunit GatC codes for MSRISIDQVKHVAHLARLAMTEEEAVAYTEQLDKMISFAELLNELDTDHVEPTSHVLDMKNVLREDKANKGLPQEEVLKNAPEHQDGYIKVPSIIE; via the coding sequence ATGTCGAGAATTTCAATAGATCAGGTTAAGCATGTTGCGCACTTGGCGCGACTTGCCATGACTGAAGAGGAAGCTGTAGCTTATACGGAACAGCTGGACAAAATGATTTCATTTGCAGAACTTTTGAATGAGCTTGATACAGATCATGTTGAACCAACATCCCATGTTCTTGATATGAAAAATGTATTGAGGGAAGATAAGGCGAATAAAGGGCTTCCACAGGAAGAAGTTTTGAAAAATGCGCCGGAACATCAGGATGGCTATATAAAAGTGCCGTCTATCATTGAGTAG
- a CDS encoding manganese-dependent inorganic pyrophosphatase, with product MSKVFVFGHKNPDTDSICSALAYAELKNKLGVDAEPIRLGKVNEETQYALDYFKTEAPGLVEAVSKEAGEVILVDHNEFQQSADDIRDVKILEVIDHHRIANFETSDPLYYRAEPVGCTATILNKMYKENGVEISKETAGLMLSAIISDSLLFKSPTCTDQDVAAARELAEIAGVNAEEYGLEMLKAGADLSKKSVKELISLDAKEFQMGSYKTEIAQVNAVDLNDVLSRQEELEAVITENINNKELDLFVFVLTDILNNDSVAISLGKEAAAVEKAYDVTLENNSAVLKGVVSRKKQIVPPLTNVLAGK from the coding sequence ATGTCAAAAGTATTTGTATTCGGACACAAAAACCCTGACACTGACTCAATCTGTTCAGCACTTGCTTATGCAGAATTAAAAAACAAATTAGGCGTTGATGCAGAGCCAATCCGCCTGGGCAAGGTAAATGAGGAAACACAATACGCCCTGGATTATTTTAAGACTGAAGCTCCCGGGCTTGTTGAAGCAGTATCCAAGGAAGCGGGCGAAGTAATTCTTGTAGACCACAACGAGTTCCAGCAAAGCGCTGATGATATCAGAGATGTGAAAATCCTGGAGGTTATTGACCACCACCGCATTGCGAATTTTGAAACAAGCGATCCGCTTTACTACCGTGCAGAGCCTGTTGGCTGTACAGCAACCATTCTGAACAAAATGTACAAAGAAAACGGAGTGGAAATCAGCAAGGAAACTGCTGGCCTTATGCTTTCTGCCATCATTTCCGATTCCCTGCTGTTCAAATCTCCAACATGCACAGACCAGGACGTTGCAGCAGCACGCGAACTTGCTGAAATTGCGGGAGTAAACGCTGAAGAATATGGTCTGGAAATGCTGAAAGCAGGAGCAGACTTAAGCAAGAAGAGTGTGAAAGAGCTAATCTCCCTTGACGCAAAGGAATTCCAAATGGGAAGCTATAAAACAGAAATCGCTCAGGTTAATGCTGTGGACCTGAATGACGTACTAAGCCGCCAGGAAGAATTGGAAGCTGTAATTACTGAAAACATTAACAACAAAGAGCTGGATCTTTTTGTTTTTGTTTTAACTGATATCCTTAACAACGACTCAGTTGCCATTTCTCTTGGCAAAGAAGCTGCAGCAGTTGAAAAAGCTTATGATGTAACACTTGAAAACAACAGTGCCGTATTGAAGGGCGTTGTTTCACGCAAAAAGCAAATTGTACCGCCTCTTACAAACGTATTGGCCGGCAAATAA
- the putP gene encoding sodium/proline symporter PutP: MDINIPTLIAIIVYLVGMLLIGVLAARMTKDLSDYVLGGRGLGPGVAALSAGASDMSGWLMLGLPGAVYLGGMGEIWLPIGLAVGAYLNWQFVAKPLRVYTEVANDSITVPGYFENRFHDTSKILRVVSAIVTLIFFTFYTSSSLVGGAILLENSFGMDYTLALWVGAAVILSYTLFGGFLAASWTDFIQGILMFLALIIIPIAAIQELGGWNETLNQISSIDPTHLDVASGATFVGVVSLLAWGLGYFGQPHILVRFMGLKSTNDVPKARLIGMTWMVLSLFGALFVGFAGIAYFADAPLANSETVFIMFSQVLFNPWVAGFLLAAILSAIMSTVDSQLLVSSSALAQDFYKSIFRRNASQKEEMIVGRIAVLGIAIIAIFLGYNPESKVLELVSYAWAGFGAAFGPVIILSLFWKRMTRNGALAGIIVGAVTVIVWAQLTGGLFDLYELAPGFLFAALAIIVVSLLDKAPSAEVQEQYDRYKSVLKK; this comes from the coding sequence ATGGATATAAATATACCAACGTTAATTGCGATTATTGTGTATCTGGTCGGCATGCTGCTGATTGGCGTGCTTGCAGCCAGAATGACTAAAGATTTATCTGATTATGTATTAGGCGGCCGAGGGCTGGGACCTGGCGTTGCAGCCTTGAGTGCAGGGGCATCCGATATGAGCGGATGGCTGATGCTCGGCTTACCTGGTGCCGTATATCTCGGAGGTATGGGAGAGATTTGGCTTCCAATCGGCTTGGCTGTCGGCGCATATTTAAATTGGCAGTTTGTGGCCAAACCACTGCGTGTATACACGGAAGTAGCCAACGATTCTATAACGGTACCCGGATATTTTGAAAACCGATTCCATGATACTTCAAAAATATTGCGTGTTGTTTCGGCAATTGTTACATTAATCTTTTTTACTTTCTATACTTCTTCAAGTCTAGTGGGTGGTGCTATTCTTTTAGAGAATTCATTTGGAATGGATTATACACTCGCGCTTTGGGTCGGAGCTGCAGTCATTTTGTCCTACACATTATTTGGCGGGTTCCTGGCAGCCAGCTGGACTGACTTTATCCAAGGTATACTAATGTTCTTAGCTTTAATTATTATTCCAATTGCCGCGATTCAGGAACTTGGCGGATGGAATGAAACATTAAATCAGATCAGTTCAATAGATCCAACTCATTTGGATGTTGCTTCAGGAGCCACGTTTGTGGGCGTTGTTTCCCTGCTGGCATGGGGGCTGGGCTACTTTGGACAGCCACATATTCTTGTCCGCTTTATGGGATTAAAATCAACAAATGATGTTCCTAAAGCCCGGTTGATCGGTATGACCTGGATGGTACTGTCACTGTTCGGAGCTCTGTTTGTAGGTTTTGCCGGAATAGCGTACTTTGCAGATGCACCGCTTGCCAATTCTGAAACAGTGTTCATTATGTTTTCCCAAGTACTCTTTAATCCATGGGTAGCCGGATTCCTATTAGCAGCCATTCTCTCAGCAATCATGAGCACAGTTGACTCACAATTGCTCGTTTCTTCAAGTGCGCTGGCACAGGATTTCTATAAATCCATCTTTAGAAGAAATGCTTCCCAAAAGGAAGAAATGATTGTTGGCAGAATTGCTGTATTGGGCATTGCCATTATCGCTATCTTCTTAGGGTATAACCCCGAAAGCAAGGTATTGGAACTTGTCAGTTATGCATGGGCCGGATTTGGTGCAGCCTTTGGACCTGTCATCATCCTGAGCCTGTTCTGGAAGCGCATGACTCGTAATGGCGCCCTAGCCGGTATTATTGTTGGTGCTGTAACAGTAATTGTTTGGGCACAGCTTACCGGCGGACTATTTGATCTTTATGAGTTAGCGCCTGGCTTCCTATTTGCAGCTCTGGCGATTATCGTTGTCAGTCTTCTGGATAAGGCACCATCAGCAGAAGTTCAGGAACAGTACGATCGATATAAATCAGTCCTTAAAAAATAA